A stretch of Acidobacteriota bacterium DNA encodes these proteins:
- a CDS encoding fibronectin type III domain-containing protein: MKTRTMSLALLAGCLCFALPLTLSATTFVMVSDQDLADQSAVIVEARVLSKDAAPVPGIPSTDYQIEIARVIKGDVPGSNLIVRTPGGVGPDGIGLELWGVPKMAEGDRMLFFLSPATDGTFRIKHLLLGAFRDIDWRGRRVLARHLSGAHELPLDDQDTARAENRGPRDREAFIEWLTDRGRGVERPVDYFVELLPTDVTAFEEHFTLFENEGRNLRWIAFDGGGTVRWRVNSSGQPGLTLQQTIDAFRGAMQAWTGDSQSFVRLAFGSSQTTTLNGGLTTFDSTNAITFSDPNGNDSFDAPFSCGSGGVLAIGGPWFSNQLDTFRGVQYQRIIGGDIITNAGLDCYFTRSGNPVLAAQELFGHELGHTLGFGHACGDDESPSCGSSAVLNDALMRAFVHNDGRGARLNNDDRAALGTLYSDGQTTGPTRPAAPTGLAAILTSATSASVTWTDNADNETSYRLEIKTGAGSFVEVGGSLPPNTDEVVVNNLAPLTTYSFRVRARNGGGFSPYSNEASLTTPPDTPSAPFGLEAVAQSPTAVRLTWNDSSVNETQFEIELRSPKSGYIPVGTIGPNTETFLVGNLVTGRPYTFRVRASNTSGSSDYSNEASATPLAGVTGCTNSADSLCLLDDRFRVQVDWRNQFAGGQDGSGRAQTPFTGDSTGVFTFFNDINVELIVKALDATSIDQGYWFFYGALSTVEYWITVVDTETQLSNTYYNPPGELCGFADTPAFPGDQVVGGNGGNLRAAPIPLPAPAVESVGAATGTCVANAETLCLFDDRFAVTVDWLNHRNLDEGTGKAVPGTRESGYFWFFGPENIELVLKVLDNRPSGNNFWIFYGALSDVVYDITVRDTVTGLETTYSNEAGNFCGNADTVGLPESVLTGGGRIAP; the protein is encoded by the coding sequence ATGAAGACTAGAACGATGTCGCTGGCCCTGCTGGCCGGCTGCCTGTGCTTTGCCCTGCCGCTGACCCTCAGCGCAACGACCTTTGTGATGGTCTCCGATCAGGATCTCGCCGATCAGTCGGCGGTCATCGTCGAGGCCCGGGTGTTGTCGAAGGATGCTGCACCGGTTCCGGGCATTCCTTCGACGGACTACCAGATCGAGATCGCCCGGGTGATCAAGGGAGACGTGCCGGGCAGCAACTTGATCGTGCGGACCCCCGGCGGCGTCGGTCCGGACGGTATCGGACTCGAGCTATGGGGTGTGCCCAAGATGGCCGAGGGCGATCGCATGTTGTTCTTCTTGAGCCCGGCGACGGATGGCACCTTCCGGATCAAGCACCTCCTGCTCGGCGCCTTTCGCGATATCGATTGGCGCGGCCGTCGGGTGCTGGCGCGCCACCTGAGCGGCGCCCACGAGCTGCCCCTGGACGATCAGGACACGGCCCGTGCGGAGAACCGCGGCCCGCGGGATCGCGAAGCCTTCATCGAGTGGTTGACGGATCGGGGGCGCGGCGTCGAGCGGCCGGTGGACTACTTCGTCGAACTCCTGCCGACGGACGTCACGGCCTTCGAAGAGCACTTCACGCTGTTTGAAAATGAAGGTCGCAATTTGCGCTGGATCGCTTTCGACGGCGGCGGGACGGTGCGCTGGCGGGTGAACAGCTCCGGCCAGCCGGGGTTGACCCTGCAGCAGACCATCGACGCCTTCCGCGGGGCGATGCAGGCCTGGACGGGAGATTCGCAGAGCTTTGTCCGGCTCGCCTTCGGATCGTCCCAGACCACCACCCTCAACGGCGGCCTGACCACCTTCGACAGCACCAATGCCATTACCTTCAGCGATCCCAACGGCAATGATTCCTTCGATGCGCCCTTCAGTTGCGGTAGCGGCGGCGTTCTGGCGATCGGTGGGCCGTGGTTCAGCAATCAGCTCGACACCTTCCGCGGAGTGCAATACCAGCGCATCATCGGCGGCGACATCATCACCAACGCCGGCCTCGACTGCTACTTCACCCGTAGCGGCAACCCGGTGCTGGCGGCGCAGGAGCTGTTCGGCCACGAGCTGGGTCACACCCTGGGTTTCGGCCATGCCTGCGGTGACGACGAGAGTCCCTCCTGCGGATCCAGTGCTGTTCTGAACGATGCTCTGATGCGCGCCTTCGTGCACAATGACGGTCGCGGGGCGCGCCTCAACAACGACGACCGGGCGGCGTTGGGCACCCTCTACAGTGACGGCCAGACAACGGGACCGACCCGGCCGGCTGCCCCCACCGGCCTGGCCGCTATCCTGACCTCGGCCACTTCAGCCTCCGTGACCTGGACGGACAATGCCGACAACGAAACCTCCTACCGTCTGGAGATCAAGACCGGCGCCGGAAGTTTCGTCGAGGTGGGCGGCAGCCTGCCGCCGAACACCGATGAAGTGGTGGTGAACAACCTGGCTCCGCTGACCACCTACTCCTTCCGGGTGCGCGCCCGAAATGGCGGCGGTTTTTCTCCCTACTCGAACGAGGCTTCGTTGACCACCCCGCCGGACACGCCCAGCGCGCCCTTCGGTCTCGAGGCGGTCGCTCAGTCGCCGACGGCGGTGCGCCTGACCTGGAACGACAGCTCGGTCAACGAGACGCAGTTCGAAATCGAGTTGCGCTCGCCGAAGAGCGGCTATATCCCCGTCGGCACCATTGGTCCGAACACCGAGACCTTCCTGGTCGGCAATCTGGTGACCGGCCGGCCGTACACTTTCCGGGTGCGGGCGAGCAACACGAGCGGCAGTTCGGACTACAGCAACGAGGCCTCCGCCACCCCGCTGGCGGGCGTTACCGGCTGTACCAATTCGGCGGACAGCCTGTGCTTGCTCGACGATCGCTTCCGGGTGCAGGTGGACTGGCGTAATCAGTTTGCCGGCGGCCAGGACGGTAGCGGCCGTGCCCAGACGCCCTTCACCGGCGACAGCACCGGTGTCTTCACTTTCTTCAACGACATCAATGTCGAGCTGATCGTCAAGGCGCTCGACGCGACATCCATCGATCAGGGTTACTGGTTCTTCTATGGGGCTCTGTCGACGGTCGAGTACTGGATCACCGTGGTGGACACCGAGACGCAACTCTCGAACACCTACTACAACCCGCCCGGCGAGCTGTGCGGCTTCGCGGACACGCCGGCCTTCCCCGGCGATCAAGTCGTCGGTGGCAATGGCGGTAACCTGAGGGCGGCGCCGATCCCGCTGCCGGCGCCGGCTGTCGAGAGCGTAGGCGCCGCCACCGGCACCTGCGTGGCGAACGCCGAGACCCTCTGCCTGTTCGACGACCGCTTCGCGGTGACCGTCGACTGGCTGAACCACCGCAACCTGGACGAAGGCACCGGCAAGGCGGTGCCGGGTACCCGCGAGTCCGGCTACTTCTGGTTCTTCGGTCCGGAGAACATCGAGCTGGTCCTCAAGGTGCTCGACAACCGTCCGTCCGGCAACAATTTCTGGATCTTCTACGGTGCCCTGTCGGACGTGGTGTACGACATCACCGTGCGCGACACGGTGACCGGCCTGGAGACCACCTACTCGAATGAAGCCGGCAATTTCTGCGGCAACGCCGATACGGTGGGTTTGCCGGAGTCTGTGCTCACCGGCGGCGGGCGAATCGCGCCGTAG
- a CDS encoding class I SAM-dependent methyltransferase: MANPSHPASESAGSPPGPLVAAFWQALGTSSPTERLAVHPSDEMLAFLVDQHRGDRDQALAHYLRSGHAIADAYLQIIRWHFGTGYSEDVGASVDSLLDFASGFGRVTRFLVESIPAERVWVSDLYDEGVAFQRKTLGVQGFPSTVDPKEFHCEERFDVILATSLFSHLRADRFQGWLDRLASLLTERGLLIFSVHDASLLPPDQKLPPEGIAFRPISESSSHDGDDYGSAWVSEAFVRQAVGQTTPLGEGHRLVRLPRGLCNFQDLYVAARGPRGPLSSPGDSTFEGDPHFFLESCDVLPGGRLRLTGWAAAATSALTAGDSRSPPKNSSASGGASLEVWLGGEVWGSCAVDLDRPEAAAFTGTWRCGWALEGSLPEGFRPTDPLVIRLLTADHRRSHIVHIATVLASSLGCCEERLRWLQEELHRRESRWAAERDAADRRHGAEVAAASEETRQLSARLAAMEASRFWKLRNAWFTFKRRFGLAGGGR, translated from the coding sequence ATGGCCAATCCTTCTCATCCGGCCTCGGAGTCCGCCGGCTCTCCGCCCGGTCCCCTCGTCGCCGCCTTCTGGCAGGCTTTGGGGACGTCATCGCCGACGGAGCGGCTGGCGGTTCACCCGTCCGACGAAATGCTCGCGTTCCTGGTCGATCAGCACCGGGGAGATCGCGACCAGGCCCTAGCGCACTATCTTCGCTCCGGCCACGCCATCGCCGACGCCTACCTCCAGATCATCCGCTGGCATTTTGGGACGGGTTATTCGGAGGATGTGGGGGCGTCCGTCGACTCGCTTCTCGACTTCGCCAGCGGTTTCGGCCGGGTGACACGTTTCCTCGTGGAGTCGATTCCGGCAGAGCGGGTGTGGGTGTCGGACCTCTACGACGAGGGGGTGGCTTTCCAGCGAAAGACCCTCGGCGTGCAAGGCTTTCCTTCGACTGTCGACCCGAAGGAATTCCACTGCGAGGAGCGCTTCGACGTGATCCTCGCCACCTCGCTCTTCAGCCACCTGCGGGCGGACCGCTTCCAGGGCTGGCTGGATCGCCTGGCGAGCTTGCTGACGGAGCGCGGCCTGCTGATCTTCAGCGTCCACGACGCCTCGCTCCTGCCGCCGGACCAAAAGCTACCGCCGGAGGGCATCGCCTTTCGCCCGATCAGCGAGAGCTCGTCCCACGACGGTGACGACTACGGCTCCGCCTGGGTGAGCGAAGCCTTCGTGCGACAGGCGGTGGGGCAAACCACCCCGCTCGGCGAAGGCCACCGCCTTGTCCGCCTGCCGCGGGGGTTGTGCAATTTTCAGGATCTCTACGTGGCCGCCCGCGGACCGCGCGGTCCCCTCAGCTCACCGGGGGACTCGACCTTCGAGGGAGATCCGCACTTCTTCCTCGAATCCTGCGACGTGTTGCCCGGCGGACGCCTGCGGCTGACCGGCTGGGCGGCAGCGGCCACCTCGGCACTCACGGCCGGGGACTCTCGTTCTCCTCCGAAGAATTCCTCCGCCAGCGGTGGCGCCTCGCTGGAGGTGTGGCTGGGAGGCGAGGTGTGGGGGAGCTGCGCGGTGGACCTGGACCGCCCCGAGGCGGCGGCCTTCACCGGCACGTGGCGCTGCGGCTGGGCCCTCGAAGGCTCCCTACCGGAGGGTTTTCGGCCGACGGACCCGCTGGTGATCCGGCTGCTGACCGCTGACCACCGCCGGTCGCACATCGTCCACATCGCCACGGTCCTCGCCAGTTCCCTCGGCTGCTGCGAAGAGCGCCTGCGCTGGTTGCAGGAAGAACTCCATCGGCGGGAGTCGCGCTGGGCCGCCGAGCGCGATGCCGCCGACCGGCGTCACGGCGCCGAGGTGGCGGCGGCGAGCGAGGAAACGCGCCAGCTCTCCGCCCGCCTGGCGGCGATGGAGGCGAGCCGTTTCTGGAAGCTGCGCAACGCCTGGTTCACCTTCAAGCGGCGGTTCGGACTCGCCGGGGGCGGACGATGA
- a CDS encoding FmdB family zinc ribbon protein yields the protein MPIYEYECQECGRRSEEIQRFSDPPLTECSQCGGALKKLISSPAIQFKGSGWYVTDYARSSGGGGEKGGEGESSDSGNGDEKKPSSQSEAKSGSSKSSGATEKATSSNES from the coding sequence ATGCCGATTTACGAATACGAATGCCAGGAGTGCGGTCGCCGCAGCGAAGAGATCCAGAGGTTCTCGGATCCCCCGCTGACCGAGTGTTCGCAGTGTGGCGGGGCGCTCAAGAAGCTCATTTCTTCTCCGGCCATTCAGTTCAAGGGTTCCGGCTGGTATGTCACCGATTACGCCAGGTCGAGCGGCGGTGGCGGCGAGAAGGGCGGCGAGGGCGAAAGCTCCGATTCCGGCAACGGCGATGAGAAGAAGCCCTCCTCCCAGAGCGAGGCGAAGAGCGGTAGCTCGAAGTCGTCCGGTGCCACTGAGAAGGCCACATCTTCGAATGAGTCGTAG
- a CDS encoding DUF4388 domain-containing protein has product MIRGDSLSSAEKSFQYRGDLAETALPEMLFTIDRFQVGGVVRAEREGVIKKVVVADGCVVHASSTDLNDSLGMYLLRSGVLTPAIAGSTMEERGQSDRRYGEILVEGGHLSPQEVAAAIVKQVEAIVWSLFYWQDGRVTFRIGESEGANIRLPMRQVILTGIKRAPNAKAMVARLGQRDTLFEPCHETENLIDAGLDAEQYQLLQLVDGRRTLYEICTEGPFSAADNGKLMYAFQVLQLIREVSLEENAVGEQAEETTRSSVKIRLKTPGGRFST; this is encoded by the coding sequence GTGATCCGAGGTGACTCCCTGTCGTCCGCCGAAAAGAGTTTCCAGTACCGGGGTGATCTGGCAGAAACGGCCCTTCCGGAGATGCTGTTCACCATCGATCGTTTTCAGGTCGGTGGGGTGGTCCGAGCCGAGCGCGAAGGCGTGATCAAGAAGGTGGTGGTGGCGGATGGATGCGTGGTGCATGCGTCGTCGACGGATCTCAACGACAGTCTCGGCATGTACCTGCTGCGCAGCGGGGTGCTCACCCCGGCCATCGCCGGCAGCACCATGGAGGAGCGCGGGCAATCGGACCGCCGCTACGGCGAGATCTTGGTGGAGGGCGGCCACCTTTCGCCGCAGGAAGTGGCGGCGGCGATCGTCAAGCAAGTCGAAGCGATCGTCTGGAGCCTGTTCTATTGGCAGGATGGCCGGGTGACCTTCCGGATCGGTGAGTCGGAGGGCGCCAACATCCGGTTGCCGATGCGCCAGGTGATCCTCACCGGCATCAAGCGCGCTCCCAACGCCAAGGCGATGGTCGCTCGGCTCGGTCAGCGCGACACCCTGTTCGAGCCCTGCCACGAGACCGAGAACCTGATCGACGCCGGCCTCGATGCGGAGCAATACCAGCTTCTCCAGTTGGTGGACGGCCGCCGAACGCTGTATGAGATCTGTACCGAAGGTCCCTTCTCGGCGGCGGACAACGGCAAGCTGATGTACGCCTTCCAGGTTCTGCAATTGATTCGTGAGGTCTCCTTGGAGGAAAATGCGGTCGGGGAGCAGGCCGAAGAAACGACGCGATCCTCCGTCAAGATCCGGCTGAAAACCCCCGGCGGCCGGTTTTCGACCTAG
- a CDS encoding YfhO family protein has protein sequence MSASLPSMSLASIDAALCLRLLMLMLVAQVGCELLSRALGRRLSRSARLLAWSLPLVLLAPWLMAPAGGERLLVPTDVLRWLPDAPRVEAPGRHDLLNDAIYQFLPWELEVRHALSEGRLPLWSDRLDGGSSPWANPQAGVLSPLHNLARPIPIQHFLLAMLVLKLLVAIQGSWLLARLAGAGNGPSLLAGTGFGLSGGMMAWALFPHTATLAWVPWLAAATVALARRPHPRRFAVTALIAALTLLSGHPETAVAGAVFAGLCGWCLRRRGASAVRDGLAFARWVGAAAVLGAALAAIHLIPFAHVLGDSQRAAETVARPLLEGAALPAALPKVFVPEFADFLQAPAHPRAYGVPYRDEFQGPINWVDASSGYGGLVAWAGAWIALVGWLGFGGLGRAMIQRRFSWRRVFPFLAFAVLSLLLAARFVPLMWLMDFLPALRAPAWTRFLLVGCLALNVAAALAFEALRRRRVPWVVGLALVLAGGISLAVQWDGWGLGLWVVLAGAVWLASLGVGRQRRFRRWAVPVAFLLMGGVQLLDQFPWSRSHLPAGSPGLFYPRGPFVEEIHRAASSPAEVPGTSQAMAPSRVIGGDLLAYPSLMTVWNLAEVRPHNPLADMRYIAALRGAFGFNPSMNAYVSPVRNLDHPLLDFLGVRAAVLSLGVAKPETLVQADDGRFYPYFVFRNPEALPRWFFPSSVEEVEPGAVEEWIRRLDRGDRVAVEAAAGLAVQEAFRGAPPRPLRLERGLQVLSLEPAATERLLATSNLGPEGWRAEGDGESLTTLRINGAFLGVRVPSGVRQVELRYLPPGWRLGFTASALATLLWSGFWIAAWRRSRTG, from the coding sequence ATGTCCGCCTCCTTGCCGTCAATGTCCCTCGCGTCGATCGATGCGGCTTTGTGCCTTCGGCTGCTGATGCTGATGCTGGTCGCCCAGGTCGGTTGCGAGTTGCTGTCGCGGGCTTTGGGCCGGAGGCTCAGTCGATCTGCGCGCCTACTGGCCTGGTCGCTGCCCCTCGTCCTTCTCGCGCCCTGGCTGATGGCGCCGGCCGGCGGTGAGCGCCTGCTGGTGCCGACGGACGTGCTGCGCTGGCTGCCCGATGCGCCGCGGGTCGAGGCTCCGGGGCGTCACGACCTGCTCAACGACGCCATCTACCAGTTCCTGCCCTGGGAACTGGAGGTCCGCCATGCCCTCTCCGAGGGCCGGCTGCCGCTGTGGTCGGATCGGCTGGACGGCGGCAGTTCGCCCTGGGCGAATCCCCAGGCGGGCGTGCTGTCGCCCCTTCACAACCTGGCCCGGCCGATTCCGATTCAGCACTTCTTGCTCGCGATGCTGGTTTTGAAGTTGCTAGTGGCGATCCAGGGAAGCTGGCTGTTGGCGCGCCTCGCCGGGGCCGGCAACGGTCCCTCGCTGCTGGCCGGCACCGGCTTCGGACTCTCCGGCGGCATGATGGCCTGGGCGCTCTTTCCCCACACGGCGACTCTGGCGTGGGTGCCCTGGCTGGCGGCGGCCACCGTAGCGCTGGCCCGCCGCCCGCATCCGCGGCGCTTCGCCGTCACCGCTTTGATCGCCGCTCTGACGCTGCTGTCGGGGCATCCGGAGACCGCCGTCGCCGGTGCGGTGTTCGCCGGATTGTGCGGCTGGTGCCTGCGGCGCAGGGGCGCCTCGGCGGTGCGCGACGGCCTGGCCTTTGCTCGTTGGGTGGGAGCGGCGGCGGTGCTGGGAGCTGCCCTGGCGGCGATCCACCTGATTCCCTTCGCTCACGTCCTCGGCGACTCCCAGCGGGCCGCCGAAACCGTTGCCCGGCCGCTGCTCGAAGGCGCTGCCCTTCCCGCCGCCCTTCCCAAGGTCTTCGTGCCGGAGTTCGCCGATTTCTTGCAGGCGCCGGCTCATCCGCGGGCCTACGGTGTGCCCTATCGCGACGAGTTCCAGGGGCCGATCAACTGGGTGGATGCGAGCAGCGGATACGGTGGCCTGGTCGCCTGGGCCGGGGCTTGGATTGCGCTGGTGGGCTGGCTGGGATTCGGTGGTCTCGGGCGGGCGATGATCCAAAGGCGATTCTCGTGGCGGCGGGTCTTTCCCTTCCTGGCCTTCGCGGTGCTGTCTCTGCTGCTGGCGGCGAGGTTCGTTCCGCTGATGTGGCTGATGGACTTCCTGCCGGCGCTGCGCGCTCCGGCCTGGACGCGCTTCCTGCTGGTCGGGTGTTTGGCCCTCAACGTGGCGGCGGCGCTTGCCTTCGAGGCGCTCCGGCGGCGGCGGGTGCCTTGGGTGGTGGGCCTGGCCCTAGTCCTCGCCGGCGGCATCAGCCTGGCGGTGCAGTGGGACGGCTGGGGCCTTGGGCTTTGGGTGGTGCTGGCCGGAGCGGTCTGGCTCGCGAGCCTGGGCGTCGGCCGTCAGCGGCGCTTCCGCCGGTGGGCGGTGCCCGTCGCCTTTCTCCTCATGGGCGGTGTCCAGCTCCTCGATCAGTTCCCCTGGTCCCGGTCGCACCTGCCGGCGGGTTCGCCGGGACTGTTCTATCCCCGCGGGCCGTTTGTCGAAGAAATCCACCGCGCCGCGAGCTCACCTGCTGAAGTTCCCGGCACCTCGCAGGCGATGGCGCCCTCGCGGGTGATCGGCGGTGACCTGCTGGCTTATCCCTCGTTGATGACGGTGTGGAATCTGGCCGAGGTGCGGCCCCACAACCCGCTGGCGGACATGCGCTACATCGCGGCCCTGCGCGGGGCCTTCGGCTTCAATCCGTCGATGAACGCCTACGTTTCGCCGGTGCGGAATCTCGATCACCCACTGCTCGATTTCCTCGGCGTGCGGGCGGCGGTCTTGAGCCTCGGAGTGGCGAAACCGGAGACCCTCGTTCAGGCGGACGACGGGCGTTTCTATCCCTACTTCGTGTTTCGCAACCCCGAGGCCCTGCCCCGCTGGTTCTTCCCGTCGTCCGTCGAGGAAGTCGAACCCGGTGCCGTCGAAGAGTGGATCCGGCGCTTGGATCGTGGAGACCGGGTGGCGGTGGAGGCTGCCGCAGGGTTGGCGGTGCAGGAGGCTTTCCGAGGGGCTCCGCCCCGTCCGCTGCGGCTGGAGCGAGGCCTACAGGTGCTGAGCCTGGAGCCGGCGGCGACGGAGCGGCTGCTGGCGACTTCCAATCTCGGTCCGGAGGGCTGGCGGGCGGAGGGCGACGGTGAGAGCTTGACCACCCTGCGCATCAACGGTGCCTTCCTCGGTGTCCGGGTGCCTTCCGGAGTCCGCCAGGTCGAGCTGCGCTACCTGCCGCCGGGTTGGCGCCTGGGATTCACCGCGAGCGCCCTGGCCACTCTGCTGTGGTCGGGATTTTGGATCGCGGCCTGGCGGCGTTCGCGAACAGGGTGA
- a CDS encoding YfhO family protein — translation MDGWSLLDALPGAWFLALALLLVVIVRRTYDPLPRRIALLAVLLPLGLFAPSLLAGRVQVPVDFLLAFDPWRQVESPGAAAHPLQGDLPLLLQPAVQKVRSETAAGRWPLWNEAVGAGMPLLADPQAQAFQPLLLVGYPLAIRAGPAVAAALKVLLAFLFSFLLLRRQGLTSAAAVIGAIAFALSGFVVLWSGWPLGTTAVWLPVVLYGLLRTESEPRTADRCLLVAAWLGLLLSGHPQGIAFSCCGVALFAASRLWNSSTARTPTALRWLGLGAIAGALAAPVLLPAWQAIAQSERQAVLERLNPSLPHLGEAGEGSSERLAARLAPDSLGDHRWGSYWGPVNSLEDGGAFVSTTVLVLALTAFGRRQRRPQEVAAGWGTVAALALTLLPPALVAPLPVVGFLFRLGPQRLLGVAAFGLCYVAACALDRWLRGEEIRKTGVVLAGLLAAGILWAFLAHPPPAGRDPLTALRNLSLALQLGLLGAAAALLLARRGRPRIAWVLCALVGTELLVAHGPANPSVPEELATLLGAGAPAKRVAPGESAPAKRVAPGEREGSKKRVAPGETTEIPPELSEPLRWLREHAGGDRVVGLGLALPPNTASFWGLSDPRVNNPLEPAAYRRALRSLHAGAQAWELGRAESPLWDLLNVRYFLAPRGQPQPAPLALRLRHPSGWVWERPTALRRFFLPRAVETYRGGSWPDWLAANPDFAAIALVQSDGSARQEERWRADATGANLFFKEHDAAHWTVEFSAPEERFWASSLYQDGGWNLLLNEHPHPWLLANGPFLGAWIPAGTHRLTLLYRPRLHAFGCLLAALGLTLFANAARPRSKIPTTAEWPGRSR, via the coding sequence ATGGACGGCTGGAGCCTGCTGGACGCTTTGCCGGGAGCTTGGTTTCTCGCCCTCGCGCTTCTCCTCGTCGTCATCGTCCGCAGGACCTACGATCCGCTTCCCCGGCGGATCGCTCTGCTCGCCGTTCTCCTCCCCCTCGGTCTGTTCGCTCCGAGCCTGCTAGCCGGCCGCGTGCAGGTGCCGGTGGATTTCCTTCTGGCGTTCGATCCCTGGCGACAGGTGGAGTCTCCCGGCGCCGCGGCGCATCCCCTCCAGGGCGACCTTCCGCTCCTCCTCCAGCCCGCCGTCCAGAAGGTTCGCTCGGAGACGGCGGCGGGCCGCTGGCCGCTGTGGAACGAGGCCGTGGGCGCCGGGATGCCCCTGCTGGCGGATCCGCAGGCGCAGGCCTTTCAACCGCTTCTGCTGGTCGGCTATCCGCTGGCCATTCGGGCCGGGCCGGCGGTCGCCGCGGCCCTCAAAGTGCTTCTCGCCTTCCTCTTCTCGTTCCTCCTCCTGCGGCGGCAAGGGCTCACCTCAGCGGCCGCCGTCATAGGGGCGATCGCCTTCGCCCTCAGTGGATTCGTCGTACTGTGGTCGGGATGGCCGCTGGGAACCACCGCCGTCTGGCTGCCGGTGGTGCTCTACGGCTTGCTGCGAACGGAGAGCGAACCTCGGACGGCTGACCGCTGCCTGCTCGTCGCCGCCTGGCTGGGGCTGCTGCTCTCCGGACATCCGCAGGGCATCGCCTTTTCCTGCTGCGGGGTCGCCCTGTTCGCCGCTTCCCGGCTGTGGAACTCTTCCACGGCCAGGACACCCACGGCCCTTCGCTGGCTTGGCCTAGGCGCCATCGCCGGTGCCCTGGCCGCGCCGGTCCTCCTGCCGGCCTGGCAGGCAATCGCGCAGAGCGAGCGCCAGGCCGTTCTGGAGCGGCTAAACCCTTCGCTACCGCATCTCGGTGAGGCCGGCGAAGGGTCCTCCGAGCGGCTGGCGGCACGGCTGGCACCGGACTCCCTCGGCGACCATCGCTGGGGCTCCTACTGGGGACCGGTCAACAGCCTCGAAGACGGCGGCGCCTTCGTTTCGACGACCGTTCTGGTCCTCGCTCTAACGGCGTTCGGCCGGCGCCAGCGGCGGCCGCAGGAAGTCGCCGCCGGCTGGGGCACCGTCGCCGCCCTCGCCCTCACGCTGCTACCGCCTGCGCTCGTCGCACCGCTGCCCGTCGTCGGATTTCTGTTTCGGCTGGGGCCTCAACGGCTGCTGGGGGTCGCCGCCTTCGGGCTCTGTTACGTCGCGGCCTGTGCCCTGGACCGCTGGCTACGGGGGGAAGAGATCCGCAAGACCGGCGTCGTCCTCGCCGGCCTGCTGGCTGCGGGGATCCTGTGGGCGTTCCTCGCGCACCCACCGCCGGCCGGCCGCGACCCGCTGACCGCCTTACGGAACCTGAGTCTCGCCCTTCAACTCGGCCTGCTAGGAGCGGCCGCCGCCCTGCTGCTAGCGCGACGCGGACGGCCGCGCATCGCCTGGGTCCTTTGTGCCCTCGTGGGAACGGAGCTCTTGGTTGCGCACGGCCCGGCCAACCCATCGGTCCCGGAGGAATTGGCGACGCTTCTAGGTGCGGGTGCTCCCGCGAAAAGGGTGGCACCTGGGGAAAGTGCTCCCGCGAAAAGGGTGGCACCTGGGGAAAGGGAAGGTTCTAAGAAAAGGGTGGCACCTGGGGAAACGACTGAAATACCGCCTGAATTATCGGAGCCGCTGCGCTGGCTCCGGGAGCATGCCGGCGGCGATCGCGTGGTCGGGCTCGGACTGGCGCTGCCGCCGAATACGGCGTCGTTCTGGGGGCTATCCGATCCGCGGGTGAACAATCCCCTGGAACCCGCCGCATACCGGCGGGCGCTCCGCTCACTCCACGCCGGAGCTCAGGCGTGGGAACTCGGCCGGGCCGAGTCGCCGCTGTGGGACTTGCTCAATGTGCGCTACTTCCTGGCGCCCCGCGGCCAGCCGCAGCCGGCTCCTTTGGCACTGCGGTTGCGCCACCCTTCCGGCTGGGTGTGGGAACGGCCGACGGCGCTCCGGAGGTTCTTCCTTCCCCGGGCGGTCGAGACCTACCGGGGCGGCTCCTGGCCGGACTGGCTCGCCGCCAACCCGGACTTCGCGGCGATCGCCCTCGTCCAATCCGACGGGAGTGCTCGGCAAGAGGAGCGATGGCGCGCCGATGCCACCGGAGCCAACCTGTTCTTCAAAGAACACGACGCGGCCCACTGGACGGTCGAGTTCTCGGCGCCGGAGGAGCGCTTTTGGGCTTCGAGCCTCTACCAGGACGGCGGGTGGAATCTTCTCCTCAACGAACACCCCCATCCCTGGCTGCTGGCGAATGGTCCGTTCCTGGGAGCTTGGATCCCGGCGGGAACCCACCGGTTGACCCTCCTCTACCGGCCGCGGCTCCACGCCTTCGGTTGCCTGCTGGCGGCCCTCGGCCTCACCCTGTTCGCGAACGCCGCCAGGCCGCGATCCAAAATCCCGACCACAGCAGAGTGGCCAGGGCGCTCGCGGTGA